A single window of Cryptosporangium minutisporangium DNA harbors:
- a CDS encoding transglycosylase SLT domain-containing protein, whose amino-acid sequence MLAIQTQIAQTATRFGAGIGPTGFASALDAARADAAGSVDAGAGTAGSSTAARVGNALNPSGPTGLDVVSTARKYLGVPYVFGGTDPAKGLDCSALVQRVFSDLGVDLPRLVRHQRLEGTAVPSMKQAKPGDLLVFDGYEHIGIYVGNGKMLHAPEPGERVKIGPVYETPTSIRRILPPEELRNSALDSASGLLRTAALGESSAGGGGGVLAGVPYANLFTSAGARRGISPALLAAVAKIESNYDPGAVSPAGARGLMQIMPATARELGVDPFVPTQAVDGAARLLRQHLSEFGSLPLALAAYNAGGGAVRRYDGIPPYAETQAYVVKVQNALRALGKDAS is encoded by the coding sequence ATGCTGGCGATCCAGACCCAGATCGCGCAGACCGCCACCCGGTTCGGCGCCGGAATCGGCCCGACCGGCTTCGCGAGCGCCCTGGACGCGGCTCGCGCCGACGCCGCCGGGTCGGTCGACGCCGGCGCGGGCACCGCCGGCAGCAGCACGGCCGCGCGCGTCGGCAATGCGCTGAACCCGAGCGGCCCGACCGGCCTCGACGTCGTCAGCACCGCACGCAAGTACCTCGGCGTGCCCTACGTCTTCGGCGGCACCGACCCCGCGAAAGGCCTGGACTGTTCGGCGCTCGTCCAGCGGGTGTTCTCCGATCTCGGCGTCGACCTGCCCCGGCTGGTTCGCCACCAGCGTCTGGAAGGCACCGCGGTGCCCTCGATGAAGCAGGCGAAACCCGGTGACCTGCTGGTCTTCGACGGCTACGAGCACATCGGCATCTACGTCGGCAACGGCAAGATGCTGCACGCGCCGGAGCCCGGCGAGCGGGTGAAGATCGGCCCTGTCTACGAGACGCCGACCTCGATCCGCCGGATCCTGCCGCCCGAGGAACTGCGGAACTCGGCGCTCGACTCCGCGAGCGGCCTGCTGCGCACCGCCGCGCTCGGCGAGTCGTCCGCCGGTGGCGGCGGGGGTGTGCTCGCCGGTGTGCCGTACGCCAACCTGTTCACCAGCGCCGGAGCCCGCCGCGGTATCTCGCCCGCCCTGCTGGCCGCGGTCGCGAAGATCGAGTCGAACTACGACCCGGGCGCGGTGAGCCCGGCCGGCGCCCGCGGCTTGATGCAGATCATGCCGGCCACCGCTCGCGAGCTGGGCGTCGACCCGTTCGTTCCGACCCAGGCGGTGGACGGTGCCGCTCGTCTTCTCCGGCAGCACCTGAGTGAGTTCGGGTCGCTGCCACTGGCCCTCGCCGCCTACAACGCGGGTGGGGGCGCGGTCCGCCGCTACGACGGTATCCCGCCGTACGCGGAGACCCAGGCCTACGTCGTCAAGGTGCAGAACGCCCTTCGCGCGCTCGGAAAGGACGCATCGTGA
- a CDS encoding cell envelope biogenesis protein TolA yields MPKKRFRLATVLRARQAKEDAVRGEVLAARAALREAELAAERSGEVLRGRHLPDAALARTYIAAISARQALASELFAANRVTAAAQEAVAEKLREYTDASQARRAVEKLKERHAAEQAAAELAEDQLLVDELATTRRSRVKPPMKSTETPVEGNDAP; encoded by the coding sequence ATGCCGAAGAAGAGATTCCGCCTCGCCACCGTGTTGCGTGCTCGGCAGGCGAAGGAAGACGCGGTCCGCGGCGAAGTGCTCGCCGCGCGGGCCGCGCTGCGCGAAGCGGAGCTGGCGGCCGAGCGCAGCGGCGAGGTGCTGCGCGGACGGCACCTCCCGGACGCGGCGCTGGCCCGGACGTACATCGCCGCGATCTCGGCCAGGCAGGCGCTCGCGAGCGAGCTGTTCGCGGCCAACCGCGTCACCGCGGCGGCGCAGGAGGCGGTCGCCGAGAAACTCCGCGAGTACACCGACGCCTCCCAGGCCCGGCGCGCGGTGGAGAAGCTCAAGGAACGGCACGCCGCCGAGCAGGCCGCCGCCGAGCTCGCCGAGGACCAACTCCTCGTCGACGAATTGGCGACAACCCGAAGGTCGCGGGTCAAACCGCCGATGAAGAGTACGGAGACTCCTGTCGAGGGCAACGACGCGCCGTAG
- a CDS encoding FliI/YscN family ATPase yields the protein MTRLLQHRLAPALRAARPEVTGRVDSVLGLSVSVVGVPGRVGDLVRIGGVGGIAGVRGGAIAGDTNTVAAEVVALDGARLSCLPLGPLGGVGAGDRAVNTGAPLQIQVGESLRGRVLDGLGRPMDNGPTLTNCEWVSVEGEPPSAMERGLIRYPLPLGVRALDTLVPCGRGQRIGIFAGSGVGKSSLMSMITRGTEAEITVVALIGERGREVREFLEHDLGPEGLARAVVVVATSDQPPLVRLRAGFVATRIAEWYRDRGKDVLLLMDSLTRTAMAQREVGLSAGEPPATRGYPPSVFALLPRLLERAGPGSAGTITGLYTVLVEGDDQNEPIADTARSILDGHVVLDRKLATSGHFPSIDVLESVSRVSGAITTREQKAMATELRRLMAAYRDVRELVEIGAYVPGTNPDADRARELWPAINAFLRQTLSDPYPAGAAWEALAQLLNSG from the coding sequence GTGACCCGGCTGCTCCAGCATCGGCTGGCGCCGGCACTCCGGGCGGCGCGGCCGGAGGTCACCGGCCGGGTCGACTCCGTCCTGGGTCTGTCGGTATCGGTGGTCGGTGTCCCGGGCCGGGTCGGCGACCTGGTGCGGATCGGCGGGGTCGGCGGCATCGCCGGCGTCCGCGGTGGCGCGATCGCCGGCGACACGAACACGGTCGCGGCCGAGGTGGTGGCGCTGGACGGCGCCCGGCTCTCCTGCCTGCCGCTCGGGCCACTCGGCGGCGTCGGCGCCGGCGACCGGGCGGTGAACACCGGCGCCCCGCTGCAGATCCAGGTCGGCGAGTCCCTCCGCGGCCGCGTGCTGGACGGCCTGGGACGGCCGATGGACAACGGACCGACGCTGACGAACTGCGAGTGGGTTTCGGTCGAGGGTGAGCCCCCGTCGGCGATGGAGCGCGGCCTGATCCGCTACCCGCTGCCGCTCGGCGTTCGCGCGCTGGACACGCTGGTGCCCTGCGGCCGAGGCCAGCGCATCGGCATCTTCGCCGGATCCGGCGTCGGCAAGTCGAGCCTGATGTCGATGATCACCCGCGGCACCGAGGCGGAGATCACGGTCGTCGCGCTGATCGGCGAGCGCGGCCGCGAGGTCCGTGAGTTCCTCGAACACGACCTCGGTCCCGAAGGCCTCGCGCGCGCGGTCGTCGTCGTGGCGACGTCCGACCAGCCGCCGCTGGTGCGGTTGCGGGCCGGCTTCGTCGCCACCCGCATCGCCGAGTGGTACCGCGACCGCGGCAAGGACGTCCTGCTGCTGATGGACAGCCTGACCCGGACTGCGATGGCCCAGCGGGAGGTGGGCCTCTCGGCCGGGGAGCCGCCCGCCACCCGGGGCTACCCGCCCTCGGTGTTCGCGCTGCTCCCCCGGCTGCTGGAGCGGGCCGGGCCGGGGTCGGCCGGCACCATCACCGGGCTCTACACGGTGCTGGTCGAGGGCGACGACCAGAACGAGCCGATCGCCGACACGGCCCGGTCGATCCTCGACGGGCACGTGGTCCTCGATCGGAAGCTCGCCACCTCCGGCCACTTCCCGAGCATCGACGTGCTGGAGTCGGTGTCCCGGGTGTCCGGCGCGATCACCACCCGCGAGCAGAAGGCGATGGCCACCGAGCTGCGACGGCTGATGGCCGCTTACCGGGACGTGCGCGAGCTGGTGGAGATCGGCGCATACGTCCCGGGCACCAACCCGGACGCCGACCGCGCCCGGGAGCTCTGGCCCGCGATCAACGCGTTCCTGCGGCAGACGCTGAGTGACCCGTACCCGGCCGGCGCCGCCTGGGAGGCCCTCGCCCAGCTGCTGAACTCCGGATAG
- a CDS encoding FliH/SctL family protein, protein MSSSPDPTSTGFLRGAAAQGAVSASFDTNLGRLGARVPRAASVDAELAAAKEAAKAAGYAAGWAEGRRAAKIEAEAARKAADEETRRFQQARQAALQRALQTVGAAAAALEQRAVPSAREMEDELVSAAFVLAEAVLGRELALADSPGRDAVARALELMPVGRPVLVRINPADYATLTAEADHEGPLVIDGRTVTLEPDASLASGDAIAESDATVVDARLSAALLRVGEALGMVDAESQPW, encoded by the coding sequence ATGAGTTCGTCCCCTGACCCGACCTCGACCGGTTTCCTGCGCGGTGCGGCCGCGCAGGGCGCGGTCAGCGCCTCGTTCGACACCAACCTCGGCAGGCTGGGCGCGCGGGTTCCCCGGGCCGCCAGCGTCGACGCGGAGCTGGCCGCCGCGAAGGAGGCGGCGAAAGCCGCCGGTTACGCGGCCGGATGGGCCGAGGGACGCCGAGCTGCGAAGATCGAGGCAGAAGCCGCCCGCAAGGCGGCCGACGAGGAGACGCGGCGTTTCCAGCAGGCCCGGCAGGCCGCGCTGCAGCGGGCGCTGCAGACGGTCGGCGCGGCCGCGGCCGCGCTGGAGCAGCGGGCCGTCCCGAGTGCGCGCGAGATGGAGGACGAGCTGGTCAGCGCCGCCTTCGTCCTCGCCGAGGCGGTGCTCGGCCGGGAGCTCGCGCTCGCCGACTCCCCCGGCCGGGACGCGGTGGCCAGAGCCTTGGAACTGATGCCGGTGGGACGGCCGGTGCTCGTCCGGATCAACCCGGCCGACTACGCGACGCTCACCGCCGAGGCCGACCACGAGGGGCCGCTGGTGATCGACGGCCGGACCGTGACGCTGGAGCCCGATGCCTCGCTGGCCAGCGGCGACGCGATCGCCGAGAGCGACGCGACGGTGGTCGACGCCCGGCTGTCCGCCGCACTGCTGCGGGTCGGTGAAGCGCTGGGGATGGTAGACGCGGAGAGTCAGCCGTGGTGA
- the fliG gene encoding flagellar motor switch protein FliG, producing MSTTEELSGLRKTAILLVQMGKDASAKVLAQMRENEIEELTAEIARLGQIETELADDVLFEFHDLATANKYAGQGGLDYARDLLEASIGAERAADIVGRLSKSIADVPFNFLQRAEPRQLLSFLQDEHPQTIALVLAHMTATQASGILSGLSPELQADVANRIAVMDRTSPDTIRQVEETLERKLSSVLQPAEMSTVGGLQPLVEIINRADRGTEKMILEGLESLNPELAEEVRSKMFMFEDIVGLEDRSIQLVLRQVESADLATALKGVTDVVRDKIMRNLSGRASENLADEIEMLGPVRLRQVEEAQAKVVQNIRALEASGQITIRRGEDDEFVP from the coding sequence ATGAGCACCACGGAGGAGCTTTCCGGGCTGCGCAAGACCGCGATCCTGCTCGTCCAGATGGGCAAGGACGCGTCGGCGAAGGTCCTCGCGCAGATGCGCGAGAACGAGATCGAGGAGTTGACCGCCGAGATCGCGCGGCTCGGCCAGATCGAGACCGAGCTCGCCGACGACGTCCTGTTCGAGTTCCACGACCTGGCGACCGCGAACAAGTACGCCGGGCAGGGCGGCCTCGACTACGCGCGCGACCTGCTGGAAGCGTCGATCGGCGCGGAGCGGGCCGCGGACATCGTCGGTCGGCTCTCCAAGAGCATCGCCGACGTCCCGTTCAACTTCCTGCAGCGGGCCGAGCCACGACAGTTGCTCTCCTTCCTCCAGGACGAGCACCCGCAAACGATCGCGCTGGTACTGGCCCACATGACCGCGACCCAGGCGTCGGGCATCCTGTCCGGGCTCTCCCCGGAGCTGCAAGCCGACGTCGCCAACCGGATCGCGGTGATGGACCGGACCTCGCCGGACACCATCCGGCAGGTCGAGGAGACGCTCGAACGCAAGCTGTCCTCGGTGCTCCAGCCGGCCGAGATGTCGACGGTCGGCGGCCTGCAGCCGCTGGTCGAGATCATCAACCGCGCCGACCGAGGCACCGAGAAGATGATTCTGGAGGGCCTGGAGTCGCTCAACCCGGAGCTCGCCGAAGAGGTCCGCAGCAAGATGTTCATGTTCGAGGACATCGTGGGCCTGGAGGACCGGTCGATCCAGCTGGTGCTGCGGCAGGTGGAGTCCGCCGACCTGGCGACCGCGCTCAAGGGCGTCACCGACGTGGTCCGCGACAAGATCATGCGCAACCTCTCCGGCCGGGCGTCGGAGAACCTCGCGGACGAGATCGAGATGCTCGGCCCGGTCCGCCTGCGCCAGGTGGAGGAAGCCCAGGCGAAGGTCGTCCAGAACATCCGGGCACTCGAGGCGTCCGGCCAGATCACGATCCGGCGCGGAGAAGACGATGAGTTCGTCCCCTGA
- the fliF gene encoding flagellar basal-body MS-ring/collar protein FliF, producing the protein MVDRLKRALRRGVEGFRAFSPGQKAVIIIAVIALAVGGYFFAAWASKPTMAPLFSNLSPTDASAIVEDLGAANVQYELTDGGGTIMVPRDQVYELRIQMAGQGLPAGEDTGYSLLDKQGVTTSEFMQHVSYQRALEGELASTIKSIDGVEAATVHLALPQKDVFADDEQRPTASVLVKTAAGRDLTDSQVQAIVNLVSSSVEGMDAKDVTLAGADGAVLAKGGQTTTAAGGDASTKQTMAFEGKMQDSIRSMLEQVVGKGKAAVTVTADLDYDNTETKTQTYNSDANTQPLAESQKTETFSGNGTAVGGVLGPDNIQVPAGQNGANSYENSTTTRNNAVNSVTETRNSAPGAIRRMGIAVLLDSNVAASANTAQIQTLVQSAAALDATRGDSLAVTALPFDTTAANEAAKELAESQAAERQAQLMSTIKSGAAIGLIALLMLIAAFVSRRNRKRQQRSTLTPSERLQLEEMQAALERERVRELEAANTPQALEAGPTRHGPDKDTRQREIAEMVERQPEEVAQLLRSWLGDRREKARR; encoded by the coding sequence ATGGTCGACCGCCTCAAGCGCGCACTGCGGCGCGGGGTAGAGGGCTTCAGAGCCTTCTCCCCGGGCCAGAAGGCGGTGATCATCATCGCGGTCATCGCCCTGGCGGTGGGCGGATACTTCTTCGCCGCCTGGGCGTCCAAGCCGACGATGGCCCCCCTGTTCAGCAACCTGTCCCCCACCGACGCGTCGGCGATCGTCGAGGACCTCGGCGCTGCGAACGTGCAGTACGAGCTCACCGACGGCGGCGGCACGATCATGGTGCCGCGGGACCAGGTCTACGAGCTGCGCATCCAGATGGCCGGGCAGGGGTTGCCCGCCGGTGAGGACACCGGGTACTCGCTGCTGGACAAGCAGGGCGTGACGACGTCGGAGTTCATGCAGCACGTCAGTTACCAGCGCGCGCTGGAGGGCGAGCTGGCCAGCACGATCAAGTCGATCGACGGCGTCGAGGCCGCGACCGTCCACCTGGCGCTTCCGCAGAAAGACGTGTTCGCCGACGACGAGCAGCGGCCGACCGCGTCGGTGCTGGTCAAGACCGCGGCCGGGAGGGATCTGACCGACAGTCAGGTCCAGGCGATCGTCAACCTGGTCTCCTCCAGCGTCGAAGGCATGGACGCGAAGGACGTCACGCTCGCCGGCGCCGACGGCGCGGTACTGGCCAAGGGCGGCCAGACGACGACCGCGGCCGGCGGCGATGCGAGCACCAAGCAGACCATGGCCTTCGAGGGCAAGATGCAGGACTCGATCCGGTCGATGCTCGAGCAGGTCGTCGGCAAGGGCAAGGCGGCGGTCACGGTCACCGCCGACCTCGACTACGACAACACGGAGACCAAAACCCAGACCTACAACTCGGACGCGAACACGCAGCCGCTGGCCGAGTCGCAGAAGACCGAGACGTTCTCCGGCAACGGCACCGCGGTCGGCGGCGTCCTCGGACCGGACAACATCCAGGTGCCGGCCGGGCAGAACGGCGCCAACAGCTACGAGAACAGCACTACGACGCGGAACAACGCGGTCAACTCGGTGACCGAGACCCGCAACTCGGCGCCGGGTGCGATCCGCCGCATGGGCATCGCGGTTCTGCTGGACTCCAACGTCGCCGCGTCCGCCAACACCGCGCAGATCCAGACGCTGGTGCAGTCCGCGGCCGCCCTGGACGCGACGCGCGGCGACAGCCTCGCGGTGACCGCGCTGCCGTTCGACACCACGGCGGCGAACGAAGCGGCGAAGGAGTTGGCCGAGTCCCAGGCCGCGGAGAGGCAGGCCCAGCTGATGTCGACGATCAAGAGCGGCGCCGCGATCGGCCTGATCGCGCTGCTGATGCTGATCGCCGCGTTCGTCAGCCGCCGCAACCGCAAGAGGCAGCAGCGATCCACGCTGACCCCGTCCGAACGGCTCCAGCTGGAGGAGATGCAAGCCGCGCTGGAGCGGGAACGGGTGCGCGAGCTGGAGGCGGCGAACACGCCCCAGGCGCTGGAGGCCGGACCCACCCGCCACGGTCCGGACAAGGACACCCGTCAGCGGGAGATCGCCGAGATGGTCGAGCGCCAACCCGAGGAGGTGGCGCAGCTGCTGCGGAGCTGGCTCGGTGATCGGCGCGAGAAGGCCCGCCGATGA
- the fliE gene encoding flagellar hook-basal body complex protein FliE, whose amino-acid sequence MSIPPLGAVGSLNAIGLSGNTIGAADPIAPVVVPGLSTAGLGVTGTGGSAATALDAAANNGDATSESARGFAAQLAESLQNLQGLQNRKDELAVRAASGNLNDVHDYTIAATESSLATQVTVAVRDKAVAAFQEIMRMQ is encoded by the coding sequence ATGAGCATCCCACCCCTCGGCGCGGTCGGCTCGCTGAACGCGATCGGGCTGTCCGGCAACACCATCGGGGCCGCCGACCCGATCGCGCCCGTCGTCGTCCCCGGCCTGAGTACTGCAGGGCTGGGGGTCACCGGCACCGGCGGCAGCGCGGCCACCGCGCTCGACGCCGCTGCGAACAACGGTGACGCCACCTCCGAGAGCGCCCGGGGCTTCGCCGCCCAGCTCGCCGAGAGCCTGCAGAACCTCCAGGGCCTGCAGAACCGGAAGGACGAGCTGGCGGTCCGGGCCGCCAGCGGCAACCTCAACGACGTGCACGACTACACGATCGCCGCGACGGAGTCCTCGCTGGCCACCCAGGTGACCGTCGCGGTGCGGGACAAGGCCGTGGCCGCGTTCCAAGAAATCATGCGGATGCAGTGA